From one Danio rerio strain Tuebingen ecotype United States chromosome 19, GRCz12tu, whole genome shotgun sequence genomic stretch:
- the tmem42b gene encoding transmembrane protein 42 → MFPGVLYALLAGFLGAVASSSAKLSLGTDYLKGVCETGMRTWGEQRKFTQHSDTSACDWLHIPLRLLCGGLLFTCNAVMWTFLAKALRSSCSSARTTVTTTASNLISSAFLGQLIFGETHVALWWVGISLTLSGLLVLHHTTPNLTQTHMQKRE, encoded by the exons ATGTTTCCCGGTGTCCTGTACGCGCTGCTGGCCGGTTTTCTCGGCGCCGTTGCCTCCTCGTCCGCCAAACTGTCTCTGGGCACCGACTATCTGAAGGGCGTATGTGAGACGGGCATGCGCACGTGGGGCGAGCAGAGGAAATTCACGCAACACAGCGACACGAGCGCGTGCGACTGG ctGCACATCCCTCTGCGTCTACTGTGCGGCGGGCTGCTGTTCACCTGTAACGCCGTCATGTGGACGTTTCTGGCCAAAGCGCTGCGGAGCTCATGTTCGTCCGCTCGCACCACTGTGACCACCACCGCATCCAACCTCATCTCCTCC gCGTTTCTGGGTCAGCTGATCTTCGGAGAGACTCACGTGGCTCTGTGGTGGGTGGGAATCTCTCTGACTCTCTCTGGACTCCTGGTGCTTCATCACACGACACCAAACCTCACGCAGACACACATGCAGAAGAGGGAatga